CACTGGAAATGGGGCCCCCACATGTTCGTTTCGATCCTGCACCGCATTACCGGTGACGGAATGGCGATCGTGGGGCTCGCCATGCTGTTGTGGTGGCTGGGCGCGATGGCGAGCGGACCGGAAGCCTATGCGACGTTCCAGTCGCTGGTCTGGGCCGACTTCTCGACCATGGAATGGGCCGGCGGCGACGTGCTGCCGAACCTCGTCTCAATCTTCTTCACGGTCGTCCTGGTCGGCCTCAGCTGGGCGTTCTTCAGCCACATGTCCTCGGGCATCCGGCATTTCGTGCTCGATTCCGGCGCCGGCTACGAGCTCGACCAGAACAAGCGCTGGTCGCGGGCGGTCCCGCTGATCGGCATTGCTCTCACCGCCGCCTTCTGGGCGCTGGTCATCTTTCTCTAAGGGCTTCGACACATGGGTAACGGAACCTCCATCGGCCGCGTCAGGGGCCTCGGATCCTCGCACGAAGGCGCGCATCACTGGCTGATGCAGCGCTTCACGGCCATCGGCAATCTGGTGCTGATGACGTGGCTGATCGCCAGTTTCATCCTGCTGCCGAACCTCTCCTACGAGACGGTCACGGGCTATCTTTCGCAGCCGCTGCCGGCGGTCGCGATGGCGCTGCTGATCATCAGCGTGTTCTGGCACGCCCGGCTCGGCCTGCAGGTGCTGGTCGAGGACTACGTCCACGAAGGCGGCAGCAAGTTCGGCCTGATCGCCCTCATGAACCTTCTCACATTCGGCGGCGTTGCTTTCGGCATCTTCTGCATCGCACGCATTGCATTCACCGGAGGGGCCGCCTGATGGCCAAGAACGACACTTTCGAAATCGGCGGCCGCGCCTATCCGATCATCGACCACACCTTCGACGTGGTGGTCGTGGGCGCGGGCGGTTCGGGCTTGCGCGCGACGATGGGCGCCGCCGAGGCGGGCTTCAAGACGGCCAACATCTCCAAGGTGTTCCCGACCCGCAGCCACACCGTGGCGGCGCAGGGCGGCATCGCGGCGAGCCTTGGCAACAACACGCCCGATCACTGGTCCTGGCACATGTACGACACCGTCAAGGGTGCCGACTGGTTGGGCGACCAGGACGCGATCGAATATCTCGCGCGCGAGGCGCCCGCCGCGGTCTACGAGCTGGAGCACGCGGGCGTGCCCTTTTCGCGCAACCAGGACGGCACGATCTACCAGCGTCCCTTCGGCGGCCACATGCAGAACATGGGCGAAGGCCCGCCGGTGCAGCGGACCTGCGCCGCGGCCGACCGCACGGGACACGCGATGCTCCACGCGCTCTACCAGCAGAGCCTCAAGTACGACGCGGACTTCTTCATCGAGTATTTCGCAATCGACCTGATCATGGCGGGCGAGGGTGCGGATCGCCGCTGCGTCGGCGTGATCGCCATGTGCCTCGACGACGGTTCGATCCACCGCTTCAAGGCGCATGCCGTGGTGCTGGCGACCGGCGGCTATGGCCGCTGCTACTACACCGCGACCAGCGCCCACACCTGCACCGGCGACGGCGGCGGCATGGTGCTGCGCGCCGGCCTGCCGCTGCAGGACATGGAGTTCGTCCAGTTCCACCCGACCGGCATCTACGGCGCCGGCGTGCTCATCACCGAAGGCGCGCGGGGCGAGGGCGGCTACCTCACCAATTCCGAAGGCGAGCGGTTCATGGAACGCTACGCCCCTTCGGCGAAGGACCTCGC
This genomic interval from Qipengyuania sp. JC766 contains the following:
- the sdhC gene encoding succinate dehydrogenase, cytochrome b556 subunit, with the translated sequence MANRPLSPHLSHWKWGPHMFVSILHRITGDGMAIVGLAMLLWWLGAMASGPEAYATFQSLVWADFSTMEWAGGDVLPNLVSIFFTVVLVGLSWAFFSHMSSGIRHFVLDSGAGYELDQNKRWSRAVPLIGIALTAAFWALVIFL
- the sdhD gene encoding succinate dehydrogenase, hydrophobic membrane anchor protein yields the protein MGNGTSIGRVRGLGSSHEGAHHWLMQRFTAIGNLVLMTWLIASFILLPNLSYETVTGYLSQPLPAVAMALLIISVFWHARLGLQVLVEDYVHEGGSKFGLIALMNLLTFGGVAFGIFCIARIAFTGGAA